TATCCTCATGCCGTCCCCCTCTCGCAGCGGTCGCCACCCCCATATGGCGGCGCGGCCCGCCATGCCGGGCACGCGCGTCCCCTCTTCATCTTGCCCGAAAAACTCCCGCCGGAGGCTCCCGCAGGCGGCCACTCGCGCCTAGTGCAGATTGTGTTGCGCACCGGTGCCCTCCTCGTCCATCAGCCCCACCCCGTCGCGGAACCGGCCCAGCCGGAACCCCGCGGCCGCCGCGTGCGGCCGGCCCGTCGCCAGCAGATGGGCCAGGCAATGGCCCGAGGCCGGGACCGCCTTGAACCCGCCATAGCACCAGCCGCAATTCAGATAGAGCCCGTCGATATCGGTGCGGTCGATGATCGGCGAGCCGTCCGGCGTCATGTCCATGATCCCGCCCCAGGACCGCAGCACCCGCGCCTTGCCGATCATCGGCATCAGCGTCATGCCGGCCTCCATAACATGCTCGGCCATCGGCAGGTTGCCGCGCTGCGCGTATGAGGCGTAGAAATCGAGATCGCCGCCAAAGACCAGCCCGCCCTTGTCCGACTGGCTGACATAGAAATGCCCCATGCCGAAGCTGACCACATGGTCGATCACCGGTTTCAGCCCCTCGGTGACAAAGGCCTGCAGCACATGGCTCTCCACCGGCAGGCGCATCCCGGCCATCGCCGCCACCTGCCCCGACCGGCCTGCGGCCACCATCGCCACCTTGCCCGCCCGGATCGGCCCGCGGCTGGTCTGAACCCCGGTGACGCGCCCGCCGTCGATGTCGATGCCGGTCACCTCGCAATTCTGGATGATATCCACCCCGCGCCTGTCCGCGCCGCGGGCATAGCCCCAAGCCACCGCGTCGTGGCGCGCGGTGCCGCCGCGCGGATGATAGAGCCCGCCATGGATGGGAAACCGCCCGTTGTCGAAATCCAGATAGGGCAGCATCCGCCGCACGCCGTCGCGGTCCAGCAGCACCGCGTCGTCGCCCTGGTTGATCATCGCGTTGCCGCGCCGGGCAAAGGCATCGCGCTGGCCGTCGGAATGGAACAGGTTGATCAGGCCGCGCTGCGAATGCATCACATTGTAGTTCAGGTCTTCCGACAGCCCCTCCCAGAGCTTCAGCGAATGGGAATAGAACTCGGAGTTTCCGGGCAGGAAATAGTTGGCCCGCACGATGGTGGTGTTGCGCCCCACGTTCCCGCCGCCGATATACCCCTTTTCGAGCACCGCCACGTTGGTCAGCCCGTGGTCCCGCGCGAGATAATAGGCCGTCGACAGGCCATGCCCGCCACCGCCGATGATGACGATGTCATACTCCGGCTTCGGCTCGGGGTCGCGCCAGTGCGGCGCCCAGCCCCGATTGCCGGTCAGGCCTTCGGTGAACACTTTCCAGCCGGAAAATCGCATCATGCCTCCCGTGTCTCGCGGGGATACCTTCGGCCCGTAGCGCGGCGACACTCCAGCACGCCGGACCCGCGCAGTGCAAGCGATCGCGCGGGCCGGGAACCGGATCGCCCGGCCCGCGCGACGGTCCGACGGCCCTGCGCGTCAGAGCCCCTTGGCGCGGTAGCTGGCAGCCACCTTGCCGATGGCGACCAGGTAGGCGGCGGTCCGCAGGTCGTCGATGTCCTCGCGATCATGCCAGACGTCGCGCATCGACTGATAGGCCGTGCGCATCGTGTCATCGAGCCCCGAGCGCACCAGTTCCAGTTCATCCGCCCCGCGCAGGTATTTCTCCTTGAACATCGGCGTCATTGACCAGGCGTCGCCCAGGTATCGGTCGAGCCGCTCCAGCTCGTCGATCACCAGCTGGTGGCGGGCCTCCTCCTGGCGGCGGCCCATGCGGCCGAACCGGATATGGGACAGGTTCTTGACCCATTCGAAATAGGACACGGTCACCCCCCCGGCATTGGCGAACATGTCGGGAATGATCACCGTGCCCTTGCGGCGCAGGATGTCGTCGGCCCCGGCGGTGACCGGGCCGTTTGCGGCCTCGATGATCAGCGGCGCCTTGATCCGCTCGGCATTGCCGAGGTTGATCACCCCTTCGAGGGCGGCCGGGATCAGGATGTCGCACTCCTCTTCGAGCACCTCGGCGCCCTCGGTGACATGGGTGGCACCGGGGAACCCGGTCACGCCGCCATGCTTGACGATCCAGGCATGCACCGCGTCCACGTCCAGCCCCTGCGGGCTCAGCAGCGCCCCGTCGCGCTCGATGATCCCGGTGATCAGGCTGCCGTCCTCGTCGCGCAGGAACTTGGCGGCGTGATAGCCCACGTTCCCCAGCCCCTGCACGATCACCCGCTTGCCGTCGAGCGTGCCCGACAGGCCCGCCTTCTTCACCCCGCGCTCGTCGCGGAAAAACTCGCGCAGCGCGAATTGCACGCCACGGCCCGTGGCCTCGACGCGCCCCGCGATCCCGCCGGAGTTCAGCGGCTTGCCGGTGACGCAGGCGCGGGCGTTGATATCGGTGGTGTTCATCCGCGCATACTGGTCGGCGATCCAGGCCATCTCGCGTTCGCCGGTGCCCATGTCGGGCGCGGGCACGTTCTGCGAGGGATTGATCAGGTCGCGCTTGGCCAGTTCATAGGCGAACCGGCGGGTGATCTGTTCCAGCTCGTATTCGTCATACTGGCGCGGGTCGATGCGCAGCCCGCCCTTCGAGCCGCCGAACGGCGCCTCGACCAGCGCGCATTTATAGGTCATCAGCGCCGCGAGCGCCTCGACCTCGTCCTGGTTCACGCCCATGGCGTAGCGGATCCCGCCCTTGACCGGCTCCATATGTTCGGAATGCACAGACCGATAGCCGGTGAAGGTCTGGATCTGCCCCCGCAGCCGAACCCCGAAACGCACCGTGTAGGTGGCGTTGCATACCCGGATCTTCTCTTCCAGCCCCGGCGGCAGGTCCATCAGCGCAACCGCCCGGTTGAACATGAGATCGACGCTCTCGCGGAAACTCGGTTCGGTCTGTTGGGTCATGTGTTCCTCCACTGCACTAACCGGGCGCCCGCGACTCACCGCCGCTGGCAAACCACCCTCAGACTAAGTCAGCCACACCGGCCTTGCGAGTTATTTT
This is a stretch of genomic DNA from Pukyongiella litopenaei. It encodes these proteins:
- a CDS encoding sarcosine oxidase subunit beta family protein, translating into MRFSGWKVFTEGLTGNRGWAPHWRDPEPKPEYDIVIIGGGGHGLSTAYYLARDHGLTNVAVLEKGYIGGGNVGRNTTIVRANYFLPGNSEFYSHSLKLWEGLSEDLNYNVMHSQRGLINLFHSDGQRDAFARRGNAMINQGDDAVLLDRDGVRRMLPYLDFDNGRFPIHGGLYHPRGGTARHDAVAWGYARGADRRGVDIIQNCEVTGIDIDGGRVTGVQTSRGPIRAGKVAMVAAGRSGQVAAMAGMRLPVESHVLQAFVTEGLKPVIDHVVSFGMGHFYVSQSDKGGLVFGGDLDFYASYAQRGNLPMAEHVMEAGMTLMPMIGKARVLRSWGGIMDMTPDGSPIIDRTDIDGLYLNCGWCYGGFKAVPASGHCLAHLLATGRPHAAAAGFRLGRFRDGVGLMDEEGTGAQHNLH
- a CDS encoding Glu/Leu/Phe/Val family dehydrogenase — its product is MTQQTEPSFRESVDLMFNRAVALMDLPPGLEEKIRVCNATYTVRFGVRLRGQIQTFTGYRSVHSEHMEPVKGGIRYAMGVNQDEVEALAALMTYKCALVEAPFGGSKGGLRIDPRQYDEYELEQITRRFAYELAKRDLINPSQNVPAPDMGTGEREMAWIADQYARMNTTDINARACVTGKPLNSGGIAGRVEATGRGVQFALREFFRDERGVKKAGLSGTLDGKRVIVQGLGNVGYHAAKFLRDEDGSLITGIIERDGALLSPQGLDVDAVHAWIVKHGGVTGFPGATHVTEGAEVLEEECDILIPAALEGVINLGNAERIKAPLIIEAANGPVTAGADDILRRKGTVIIPDMFANAGGVTVSYFEWVKNLSHIRFGRMGRRQEEARHQLVIDELERLDRYLGDAWSMTPMFKEKYLRGADELELVRSGLDDTMRTAYQSMRDVWHDREDIDDLRTAAYLVAIGKVAASYRAKGL